In a genomic window of Salminus brasiliensis chromosome 12, fSalBra1.hap2, whole genome shotgun sequence:
- the LOC140574026 gene encoding protein VCF1 isoform X2 codes for MLSENRKRARTQGDDEDAQLMPQSKRSSTTHKSSEINPESSSSDSSGVSSPEHAAGSNSSASSQYGADNLATFASLGPCSPLCSTDQTGPCSLGSYQHINQVLREAHFQSLQKRGQSRDR; via the exons ATGTTGTCCGAAAACAG GAAACGTGCGCGTACTCAAGGCGATGACGAGGACGCGCAGCTTATGCCTCAGTCCAAAAGATCAAGCACAACGCACAAGTCCTCTGAGATCAACCCAGAG TCTTCCAGTAGCGACAGCAGTGGGGTCAGTAGCCCGGAGCATGCAGCTGGGAGCAACAGCAGTGCCAGCAGCCAGTATGGGGCCGACAATCTGGCGACCTTCGCCAGCCTTGGGCCGTGCAGTCCTCTCTGCTCCACGGACCAAACTGGCCCCTGCAGCCTGGGCTCGTACCAACATATCAACCAGGTCCTGAGGGAGGCTCACTTCCAAAGTCTGCAGAAAAGAGGACAATCCAGGGACAggtga
- the LOC140574026 gene encoding protein VCF1 isoform X1 → MLSENRKRARTQGDDEDAQLMPQSKRSSTTHKSSEINPEVWESESSSSDSSGVSSPEHAAGSNSSASSQYGADNLATFASLGPCSPLCSTDQTGPCSLGSYQHINQVLREAHFQSLQKRGQSRDR, encoded by the exons ATGTTGTCCGAAAACAG GAAACGTGCGCGTACTCAAGGCGATGACGAGGACGCGCAGCTTATGCCTCAGTCCAAAAGATCAAGCACAACGCACAAGTCCTCTGAGATCAACCCAGAGGTATGGGAGTCTGAG TCTTCCAGTAGCGACAGCAGTGGGGTCAGTAGCCCGGAGCATGCAGCTGGGAGCAACAGCAGTGCCAGCAGCCAGTATGGGGCCGACAATCTGGCGACCTTCGCCAGCCTTGGGCCGTGCAGTCCTCTCTGCTCCACGGACCAAACTGGCCCCTGCAGCCTGGGCTCGTACCAACATATCAACCAGGTCCTGAGGGAGGCTCACTTCCAAAGTCTGCAGAAAAGAGGACAATCCAGGGACAggtga